The following proteins come from a genomic window of Geminicoccaceae bacterium SCSIO 64248:
- a CDS encoding DinB family protein encodes MDRTELKTLAKYNLWANERVYDAARSLPDDAYRLDRGAFFGSVHGTLNHILVADRIWLRRITGDGPIVTALDAILYDTLDELALARRAEDGRILALADRLSAPALAGPLTYANTAGTPFTQRLSDVLMHLFNHQTHHRGQVHALLTGFGREVPTLDLIAFLRDRPGTTERKTS; translated from the coding sequence GTGGACCGCACGGAGCTCAAAACACTCGCGAAATACAACCTATGGGCAAACGAGCGCGTGTACGACGCGGCCCGATCCTTGCCCGACGACGCGTATCGGCTGGATCGCGGCGCCTTCTTCGGATCGGTGCACGGCACGCTCAACCACATCCTGGTCGCCGATCGCATCTGGCTCCGGCGCATCACCGGCGACGGCCCCATCGTGACCGCCCTCGATGCCATCCTCTACGATACGCTCGACGAACTGGCGCTCGCGCGCCGCGCCGAGGACGGCCGGATCCTGGCGCTGGCCGATCGCCTGAGCGCCCCGGCGCTCGCCGGCCCGCTGACCTACGCGAACACGGCGGGCACACCCTTCACCCAGCGCCTGAGCGACGTGCTCATGCACCTCTTCAATCACCAGACCCACCACCGGGGCCAGGTCCACGCCCTCCTGACCGGGTTCGGCCGGGAGGTGCCCACGCTCGACCTGATCGCGTTCCTGCGCGACCGTCCCGGCACAACCGAAAGGAAAACGTCATGA
- a CDS encoding RidA family protein, producing MIGKPLSAPDAPMPAGGYAQAVELAGASRLVFVSGQIPVKADGSVPATFAEQCRTAWANVEAQLRAAGMTFDNLVKVTIFLADRRFALENREVRRSVLGDRTPAMTVVIATIFDEAWLLEIEAIAAA from the coding sequence ATGATCGGCAAGCCGCTGAGCGCCCCCGACGCGCCCATGCCCGCCGGCGGCTACGCCCAGGCGGTCGAGCTCGCGGGCGCATCGCGGCTCGTGTTCGTCAGCGGCCAGATCCCGGTCAAGGCGGACGGCAGCGTCCCGGCCACGTTCGCCGAGCAATGCCGGACCGCATGGGCGAACGTCGAAGCCCAGCTGCGCGCGGCCGGCATGACCTTCGACAACCTGGTCAAGGTGACGATCTTCCTCGCCGACCGCCGGTTCGCCCTCGAGAACCGCGAGGTGCGCCGGTCCGTGCTCGGCGACCGCACGCCGGCGATGACCGTCGTCATCGCGACCATCTTCGACGAGGCGTGGCTTCTCGAGATCGAGGCGATCGCCGCCGCGTGA
- a CDS encoding DHA2 family efflux MFS transporter permease subunit, whose protein sequence is MPRTRVIPLIIAVALFMEQLDSTVIATSLPAIADDLGESPIALKLALTVYLLTLAVFIPISGWTADRFGAKRIFRAAILVFTAGSIACACAQSLEHFVFARALQGLGGAMMTPVGRLVLLRSVEKHELVGALAWLTVPALLGPVLGPPVGGFITTFASWHWIFLINVPIGLIGWVLVTRFIPNHRVESPPPLDVLGFLYAGLGVGALAFGLSVAGLDLLPRSAVAGLIVGGGALCLLYLHHARRVANPILDFDLLRLPTYYASVVGGFLFRIGIGSLPFLLPLMFQLGFGMTPFESGMLTFASALGALIMKASAAPILRRFGFRRVLAVNAVLSAGFLATCSLFTPATPHALILALLLIGGFFRSLQFTSINAIAYADIPPAQISRATSLSAVGQQLSLSAGVALGAFALETAFHARGGAAIAAQDFGPAFLVVAAVAAASTLVFARLATDAGAVLATRPELAAKPVKDSPA, encoded by the coding sequence TTGCCGCGCACCCGCGTCATTCCGCTGATCATCGCCGTCGCGCTGTTCATGGAACAGCTCGACTCGACCGTGATCGCGACCTCGCTTCCGGCGATCGCCGACGATCTCGGCGAGAGTCCGATCGCGCTCAAGCTCGCCCTGACGGTCTATCTCCTGACCCTCGCGGTCTTCATTCCGATCAGCGGCTGGACGGCGGACCGCTTCGGCGCCAAGCGCATTTTCCGCGCCGCCATCCTGGTCTTCACCGCGGGCTCGATCGCGTGCGCCTGCGCGCAATCGCTCGAGCATTTCGTGTTCGCCCGTGCGCTGCAAGGCCTGGGCGGCGCCATGATGACGCCGGTCGGCCGGCTGGTCCTGCTGCGCTCGGTCGAGAAGCACGAGCTGGTCGGCGCCCTCGCCTGGCTGACCGTTCCGGCCCTGCTCGGGCCGGTCCTCGGGCCGCCGGTCGGCGGCTTCATCACGACCTTCGCGTCCTGGCACTGGATTTTCCTGATCAACGTCCCGATCGGCCTGATCGGCTGGGTGCTCGTCACCCGCTTCATCCCGAACCACCGGGTCGAGTCGCCGCCGCCGCTCGACGTCCTGGGCTTCCTCTACGCGGGCCTCGGCGTCGGCGCGCTCGCCTTCGGGCTCTCCGTCGCCGGGCTCGACCTCCTGCCGCGCAGCGCGGTCGCCGGCCTGATCGTCGGGGGCGGAGCCCTGTGCCTGCTCTATCTCCACCACGCCCGGCGCGTCGCCAACCCCATCCTCGACTTCGACCTGCTGCGCCTGCCGACCTACTACGCCAGCGTGGTCGGCGGCTTCCTGTTCCGCATCGGCATAGGCTCGCTCCCCTTCCTGCTGCCGCTGATGTTCCAGCTGGGCTTCGGCATGACGCCCTTCGAATCCGGCATGCTGACCTTCGCCTCCGCGCTCGGCGCCCTGATTATGAAGGCGAGCGCCGCGCCGATCCTCCGCCGGTTCGGCTTTCGCCGCGTGCTCGCCGTCAACGCCGTCCTGAGCGCCGGCTTCCTGGCGACCTGCAGCCTGTTCACGCCGGCGACCCCGCATGCCCTGATCCTGGCGCTTCTCCTGATCGGCGGCTTCTTCCGCTCGCTCCAGTTCACCAGCATCAACGCCATCGCCTATGCCGACATCCCGCCCGCCCAGATCAGCCGCGCGACCAGCCTGAGCGCGGTCGGCCAGCAGTTGAGCCTGTCGGCGGGCGTGGCGCTCGGCGCCTTCGCGCTCGAGACGGCGTTTCACGCGCGCGGCGGCGCGGCCATCGCCGCCCAGGATTTCGGCCCGGCCTTCCTGGTCGTCGCCGCCGTGGCCGCGGCCTCGACCCTCGTGTTCGCGCGGCTCGCGACCGACGCCGGCGCGGTGCTCGCGACACGGCCGGAGCTTGCGGCGAAGCCGGTCAAGGACAGCCCCGCCTGA
- a CDS encoding usg protein translates to MREVEMMLKDYRLTTAEILYHMPDHPNLLQSFTWQKMDIAPRFPELRKFLDFWTRTIEGRLHSVTIASSQLVRPARYRHIDGVLTMH, encoded by the coding sequence ATGCGCGAGGTGGAGATGATGCTCAAGGACTACCGGCTGACGACGGCCGAAATCCTGTATCACATGCCGGATCATCCCAACCTTCTGCAGAGCTTCACGTGGCAGAAGATGGACATCGCCCCGCGCTTTCCCGAGCTGCGCAAGTTCCTGGATTTCTGGACGCGCACGATCGAGGGGCGCCTGCACAGCGTGACGATCGCCAGCAGCCAGCTGGTCCGGCCGGCGCGCTACCGTCACATCGACGGCGTGCTCACCATGCATTGA
- the nhaA gene encoding Na+/H+ antiporter NhaA — protein sequence MSSTAGHASRATAKLPEQVLKSLKTPWEQFTQTETSSGIILILAALVAFAWANSPLSDSYFAMRDLEVGFTFGGFAMHYHLSHWVNDLLMALFFFVVGLEIKREFMVGELAGFSRASLPIAGALGGMVVPALIYTYFNVGLPSISGWGVPMATDIAFAVGVLALLGSRVPTALKVFLLALAIVDDLGAVLVIAIFYTSDLNLLALLLSFVAWGAALFYGMGGGVRPIVFLIVGAVCWYFMHESGVHATIAGVLMAIAVPLRHGMTADEFDHAVKGFERGHDFEDVEVEVQHLEHLLESARSPLHRMEHALQPYISYCIMPVFALFNAGVALGGGEATYITPVSIGAFFGLLLGKPIGIAGFAFIAVMTRLTVLPRGANWIGMLGVGLIAGIGFTMALFIAGLAFPDPHMLDEAKLGVLCASVVAAVLGLAFLTVALPKAGEAGGDEAGSPHGASAAAGVGARSEGGTS from the coding sequence ATGAGTTCGACCGCTGGCCACGCTTCCCGCGCGACCGCCAAGCTGCCTGAACAGGTGCTCAAGTCGCTGAAGACACCCTGGGAACAGTTCACCCAGACCGAAACGTCGAGCGGGATCATCCTGATCCTGGCCGCTCTCGTCGCGTTCGCCTGGGCCAACTCGCCGCTGTCGGACTCCTACTTCGCCATGCGGGACCTGGAGGTCGGCTTCACCTTCGGCGGCTTCGCCATGCACTACCACCTGTCGCACTGGGTGAACGACCTGCTGATGGCGCTGTTCTTCTTCGTCGTCGGCCTCGAGATCAAGCGCGAGTTCATGGTGGGCGAGCTGGCCGGCTTCAGCCGGGCGTCGCTGCCGATCGCGGGCGCGCTGGGCGGCATGGTCGTGCCGGCCCTGATCTACACCTATTTCAACGTCGGCCTGCCCAGCATCAGCGGCTGGGGCGTGCCGATGGCGACCGACATCGCCTTCGCCGTCGGCGTGCTGGCCCTGCTCGGCAGCCGCGTGCCGACAGCGCTCAAGGTCTTCCTGCTCGCCCTGGCGATCGTCGACGATCTCGGCGCCGTGCTCGTCATCGCGATCTTCTACACGAGCGACCTGAACCTGCTGGCGCTGCTCCTCTCGTTCGTCGCCTGGGGGGCGGCTCTGTTCTACGGCATGGGCGGCGGCGTCCGGCCCATCGTCTTCCTGATCGTCGGCGCGGTCTGCTGGTACTTCATGCACGAATCCGGCGTGCACGCGACCATCGCCGGCGTGCTGATGGCGATCGCCGTGCCGCTGCGCCACGGCATGACCGCCGACGAGTTCGACCATGCCGTCAAGGGCTTCGAGCGGGGCCACGACTTCGAGGACGTCGAGGTCGAGGTCCAGCATCTCGAGCATCTCCTGGAGAGCGCGCGCAGCCCGCTCCATCGCATGGAGCACGCCCTCCAGCCCTATATTTCCTACTGCATCATGCCCGTCTTCGCCCTGTTCAACGCCGGAGTGGCGCTGGGCGGCGGCGAGGCGACCTACATCACGCCCGTGTCGATCGGCGCCTTCTTCGGCCTGTTGCTCGGCAAGCCGATCGGCATCGCCGGCTTCGCCTTCATCGCGGTCATGACGCGGCTGACGGTCCTGCCGCGCGGCGCCAACTGGATCGGCATGCTGGGCGTCGGCCTGATCGCCGGCATCGGCTTCACCATGGCGCTGTTCATCGCCGGACTGGCCTTCCCCGATCCGCACATGCTGGACGAGGCGAAGCTGGGCGTGCTCTGCGCTTCGGTCGTCGCCGCGGTGCTCGGCCTCGCCTTCCTGACGGTCGCGCTGCCCAAGGCCGGCGAGGCGGGCGGCGACGAGGCGGGTTCCCCGCACGGCGCGTCCGCGGCGGCGGGCGTCGGCGCCCGGTCCGAAGGCGGCACGAGCTAG
- the aguB gene encoding N-carbamoylputrescine amidase — MREVTVAATQMACSWDLAANVDRAEGLVRRAAGQGAQIVLLQELFETPYFCLEEKPKHFALARPADGHPVIARMQRLARELGVVLPVSYFERAGQAHYNALVLIDADGAVIGHYRKSHIPDGPGYEEKYYFNPGDTGFLVRDTRHGRLGVAICWDQWFPEAARSMALQGAEILFYPTAIGSEPQDDSLDSRDHWQRCMQGHAAANLTPVVASNRIGTEEGEACRLTFYGSSFVTDGTGGLIAQANRTDEAIVTARLDLDALAVQRTAWGVFRDRRPELYGALGTADGRGGIRG, encoded by the coding sequence ATGCGTGAGGTCACGGTCGCCGCGACGCAGATGGCGTGTTCGTGGGATCTCGCCGCCAATGTCGATCGGGCCGAGGGTCTGGTCCGCCGGGCGGCCGGGCAGGGCGCGCAGATCGTCCTGCTGCAGGAGCTGTTCGAGACGCCCTATTTCTGCCTGGAGGAGAAGCCGAAGCATTTCGCGCTCGCCAGGCCGGCGGACGGCCATCCCGTCATCGCGCGCATGCAGCGGCTCGCCCGGGAGCTGGGCGTGGTCCTGCCGGTGTCGTATTTCGAGCGCGCCGGCCAGGCGCACTACAACGCGCTCGTCCTGATCGACGCCGACGGCGCCGTGATCGGCCACTACCGCAAGAGCCACATTCCCGACGGGCCGGGCTACGAGGAGAAGTACTACTTCAATCCCGGCGACACGGGCTTCCTCGTGCGCGACACGCGGCACGGCCGGCTCGGCGTGGCGATCTGCTGGGACCAGTGGTTCCCCGAGGCGGCCCGCAGCATGGCCCTCCAGGGTGCGGAGATCCTGTTCTATCCGACGGCGATCGGCTCCGAGCCGCAGGATGACAGCCTCGACTCCCGCGACCACTGGCAGCGCTGCATGCAGGGGCACGCCGCGGCCAACCTGACGCCGGTGGTCGCCTCGAACCGCATCGGCACGGAGGAAGGCGAGGCGTGCCGGCTGACTTTCTACGGCTCGTCCTTCGTCACCGACGGCACCGGCGGCCTGATCGCCCAGGCGAACCGCACGGACGAGGCCATCGTCACCGCGCGGCTCGACCTCGACGCCCTGGCCGTGCAGCGGACGGCCTGGGGCGTGTTCCGCGACCGCCGGCCCGAGCTGTACGGCGCGCTCGGGACCGCCGATGGCCGGGGAGGCATACGAGGGTAG
- a CDS encoding lysophospholipid acyltransferase family protein has product MRASSDPVTRSAGPLIHARALLFNVWFWLWTGVMALVILPSIALPWRWMWGLVLFWLGGIRAGLRLIVGLDVEIRGLERVPGRPVVFAVKHQSAWETLVLPLIQPDVSIVLKRELADLPFFGWYTRKTGMIAVQRSAGAQALRALVQSARAVIAGGRSIIIFPEGTRAPVGRHGNHHPGIAALYRQLDAPIVPVALNSGLYWGRRSFLKRPGTVLIEFLDPLPPGLERVEFMRRLKAELDGATDRLVAEGEGRLQEAPLSEATS; this is encoded by the coding sequence ATGCGCGCCTCATCCGATCCCGTCACGCGTTCCGCCGGCCCGCTCATCCATGCCCGGGCGCTGCTGTTCAATGTCTGGTTCTGGCTTTGGACCGGCGTCATGGCGCTCGTCATCCTGCCGTCGATCGCGCTGCCCTGGCGCTGGATGTGGGGGCTGGTGCTCTTCTGGCTGGGCGGGATCCGCGCCGGCCTCAGGCTGATCGTCGGTCTCGACGTCGAGATCCGGGGGCTGGAGCGCGTGCCCGGCCGTCCCGTCGTGTTCGCGGTCAAGCACCAGTCCGCCTGGGAGACGCTGGTTCTGCCGCTGATCCAGCCCGATGTCAGCATCGTGCTCAAGCGCGAGCTGGCCGACCTGCCGTTCTTCGGGTGGTACACGCGCAAGACCGGGATGATCGCCGTGCAGCGCAGCGCGGGCGCGCAGGCCCTGCGCGCGCTGGTGCAGTCGGCCCGGGCGGTCATCGCGGGCGGCCGTTCGATCATCATCTTCCCGGAGGGCACGCGCGCGCCGGTCGGGCGGCACGGCAACCATCACCCCGGCATCGCCGCCCTGTACCGCCAGCTGGACGCCCCGATCGTGCCGGTCGCGCTCAATTCCGGCCTCTATTGGGGGCGGCGCAGCTTTCTCAAGCGTCCCGGCACGGTCCTGATCGAGTTTCTCGATCCCCTGCCGCCGGGTCTGGAGCGGGTGGAGTTCATGCGCCGCCTCAAGGCGGAGCTCGACGGCGCGACGGATCGCCTGGTCGCCGAGGGCGAGGGGCGGCTGCAGGAAGCGCCGCTCTCCGAGGCGACGTCCTGA
- a CDS encoding ATP-binding cassette domain-containing protein yields the protein MSVLHLDRVGLRYRGAGRDALTDVDLVLRAGEFHFLLGPSGAGKTSLLRVLSLSESPSQGRVRLFGRDVRSLTGAETGALRRRIGVIFQDFRLLDHLSAFDNVALPLRIAGADDAEIASFVCELLSWLGLADQLETRPPDLSIGQRQRVAAARAVVTRPSILLADEPTSNVDGRNADRLMHLFTELHKLGTTVIVATHNLELVRRYPHPTLLMNDGMLAHAPAERVRLAAAG from the coding sequence ATGTCCGTCTTGCATCTCGACCGGGTCGGCTTGCGCTATCGTGGCGCGGGCCGGGATGCGCTGACGGACGTCGACCTCGTCCTGCGCGCGGGCGAGTTCCACTTCTTGCTCGGCCCGAGCGGCGCCGGCAAGACCTCGCTTTTGCGCGTCCTCAGCCTCTCCGAGTCCCCGAGCCAGGGCCGCGTGCGCCTGTTCGGGCGCGACGTCCGGTCGCTGACCGGCGCGGAGACGGGCGCGCTGCGCCGCCGGATCGGCGTCATCTTCCAGGACTTTCGCCTGCTCGACCATTTGAGCGCGTTCGATAACGTCGCCCTGCCCCTGCGCATAGCGGGCGCGGATGACGCCGAGATCGCATCCTTCGTGTGCGAGCTGCTGAGCTGGCTCGGCCTCGCCGACCAGCTCGAGACGCGGCCGCCGGACCTCTCGATCGGGCAGCGCCAGCGGGTCGCGGCCGCGCGCGCCGTGGTCACCCGGCCGTCCATCCTGCTGGCCGACGAGCCGACCTCGAACGTCGACGGCCGCAACGCCGACCGGCTCATGCATCTGTTCACCGAGCTGCACAAGCTCGGCACGACGGTGATCGTCGCCACGCACAATCTCGAACTGGTCCGGCGCTACCCCCATCCGACCCTGCTGATGAACGACGGCATGCTCGCGCATGCGCCGGCCGAGCGGGTCCGGCTGGCGGCGGCCGGGTAG
- a CDS encoding DUF3426 domain-containing protein — MILVCPACHTRFHIEVGALGTHGRKVRCAKCRQVWHAEPPEDAPRELAETPAGYAPPPPAARRAGAGVLAWFGASLCVAALAYAVVYRDDVVRAWPQSAPLFRTANLTLAIDEAVKVEDVAASRMFESGVSVLVVEGAIVNRSNAAAPAPAVRVVLIGEQGRELATELVTIGAVEISAGDRVPFTARMINPPREASTYRISLEAAPT, encoded by the coding sequence ATGATCTTGGTCTGCCCGGCTTGCCACACACGCTTCCACATCGAGGTCGGAGCGTTGGGCACGCACGGCCGGAAGGTCCGCTGCGCCAAGTGCAGGCAGGTCTGGCATGCCGAGCCGCCGGAGGACGCCCCGCGCGAGCTCGCGGAGACACCCGCCGGCTACGCGCCGCCCCCGCCGGCGGCGCGCCGGGCCGGAGCGGGCGTGCTCGCCTGGTTCGGCGCCAGCCTGTGCGTCGCCGCGCTCGCCTATGCCGTCGTCTATCGCGACGACGTCGTGCGCGCCTGGCCCCAGAGCGCGCCGCTCTTCCGCACGGCCAACCTCACCCTTGCGATCGACGAGGCCGTCAAGGTCGAGGACGTCGCCGCCTCGCGCATGTTCGAGTCCGGCGTGTCGGTGCTCGTCGTCGAGGGCGCCATCGTCAACAGGTCGAACGCCGCCGCGCCCGCGCCTGCCGTCCGTGTCGTCCTGATCGGCGAGCAGGGCCGCGAACTGGCCACCGAGCTCGTGACCATAGGCGCGGTCGAGATCTCGGCCGGCGACCGTGTCCCCTTCACCGCGCGCATGATCAATCCGCCGCGCGAGGCCAGCACCTACCGCATCAGCCTGGAGGCGGCGCCCACCTGA
- a CDS encoding glycosyltransferase family 1 protein — protein MKDILEPALEAFRANPASPIDRRDDDATLVCFSHLRWNFVFQRPQHLLTRAARTYRVFFMEEPIFQEMQAAYRLERHPQPGGVTVLVPVIRSGSSHDEIMAAQRDAVDELVESIGHTPEVFWYYTPMALAFSNHIAPGIRIYDCMDELSAFRGAPVELVEQEQALFDCADLVFTGGQSLYESKRRRHHDVHAFPSSVDTAHFGKARSGELTEPADQAGIPGPRIGFFGVIDERMDIALVDEVARLRPDWQLIMIGPVVKIDPASLPKRPNIHWLGSKSYDDLPAYLVGWDAAFMPFALNESTKFISPTKTPEFLAAGLQVVSTPITDVVRPYGEKAMVGIAGTAAETVEALERALAPASPEWTATVERHLAQMSWDKTWGDMAANIERVTGSVRQHVRA, from the coding sequence GTGAAGGACATTCTGGAGCCCGCCCTCGAGGCCTTTCGCGCGAATCCGGCGAGCCCGATCGATCGCCGGGATGACGACGCGACCCTCGTGTGCTTCTCGCATCTGCGGTGGAACTTCGTCTTTCAGCGTCCGCAGCACCTCCTGACCCGCGCCGCGCGCACCTACCGCGTCTTCTTCATGGAGGAGCCGATCTTCCAGGAGATGCAGGCGGCGTACCGCCTCGAGCGGCACCCCCAGCCGGGCGGCGTCACCGTCCTCGTGCCCGTGATCCGGAGCGGCTCGAGCCACGACGAGATCATGGCCGCGCAGCGGGACGCCGTCGACGAGCTGGTCGAGTCCATCGGCCACACGCCCGAGGTGTTCTGGTACTACACGCCGATGGCGCTCGCGTTCAGCAATCACATCGCGCCGGGCATCCGCATCTACGACTGCATGGACGAGCTCTCGGCCTTCCGCGGGGCGCCGGTCGAGCTGGTCGAGCAGGAGCAGGCGCTCTTCGACTGCGCCGACCTCGTCTTCACCGGCGGCCAGAGCCTCTACGAGTCGAAGCGCCGTCGCCATCACGACGTCCATGCCTTCCCGAGCAGCGTCGACACGGCGCATTTCGGCAAGGCGCGCAGCGGCGAGCTTACCGAGCCGGCGGATCAGGCCGGCATTCCGGGCCCGCGCATCGGCTTCTTCGGCGTGATCGACGAGCGCATGGACATCGCGCTGGTCGACGAGGTCGCCCGTCTCCGCCCGGACTGGCAGCTGATCATGATCGGCCCGGTCGTGAAGATCGACCCGGCGAGCCTGCCCAAGCGCCCGAACATCCATTGGCTGGGCAGCAAGTCGTACGACGACCTGCCGGCCTATCTTGTGGGCTGGGACGCGGCGTTCATGCCGTTCGCCCTCAACGAGTCGACCAAGTTCATCAGCCCGACCAAGACGCCGGAATTCCTGGCGGCCGGGCTCCAGGTCGTGTCCACGCCCATCACCGACGTCGTGCGGCCGTACGGCGAGAAGGCGATGGTCGGCATCGCCGGCACCGCGGCCGAGACGGTCGAGGCGCTCGAGCGGGCGCTCGCGCCGGCGTCCCCGGAATGGACGGCCACGGTCGAGCGTCACCTCGCGCAGATGTCCTGGGACAAGACCTGGGGCGACATGGCCGCGAACATCGAACGTGTGACCGGTTCGGTCCGTCAGCACGTTCGCGCCTGA
- the glf gene encoding UDP-galactopyranose mutase has product MFDWLVVGAGFAGSVLAERLASQRGERVLVVDRRSHIGGNAYDRYDEAGVLMHQYGPHIFHTNSEAIFDYLSQFTAWRPYEHRVLGMIDGKLVPIPINRTTINALYDLSLSTDEEAEAFLASRAEPVEVIRTSEDVVVSRVGRELYEKFFKGYTTKQWGVDPSQLDKSVTARVPTRACTDDRYFTDSFQFMPKDGYTRMFEKMLSDPLISVMLQTDYRTIRDSIPFRRMIYTGPIDEYFDFRFGKLPYRSLKFDHRTLEQEEFQPVATVNYPMSEDYTRITEYKKLTGQVHPHTTITYEYPSAEGDPYYPIPCEENQALYKKYQALAEQRSDVHFIGRLASYRYYNMDQVVGQALAAFRRIDERLPVEGVTAQAAE; this is encoded by the coding sequence ATGTTTGATTGGCTTGTCGTTGGAGCCGGATTTGCCGGGAGCGTGCTCGCCGAACGGCTCGCGAGCCAGCGGGGCGAGCGCGTCCTCGTGGTCGATCGGCGCAGCCACATCGGCGGTAACGCCTACGACCGCTATGATGAGGCGGGCGTGCTGATGCACCAGTACGGGCCGCACATCTTCCACACGAACTCCGAGGCGATCTTCGACTACCTCTCGCAGTTCACGGCCTGGCGCCCGTACGAGCACCGCGTGCTCGGCATGATCGACGGCAAGCTCGTGCCGATCCCGATCAACCGGACGACCATCAACGCGCTCTACGACCTCTCCTTGTCGACCGACGAGGAGGCCGAGGCGTTCCTGGCCAGCCGCGCGGAGCCGGTCGAGGTCATCCGCACCTCGGAGGACGTCGTCGTCAGCCGGGTCGGCCGCGAGCTCTACGAGAAGTTCTTCAAGGGCTACACGACCAAGCAGTGGGGCGTCGATCCCTCGCAGCTCGACAAGTCCGTCACCGCGCGGGTGCCGACGCGCGCCTGCACCGACGATCGCTACTTCACGGACAGCTTCCAGTTCATGCCGAAAGACGGCTACACGCGCATGTTCGAGAAGATGCTGAGCGATCCGTTGATCAGCGTCATGCTCCAGACGGACTACCGCACGATCCGCGACAGCATTCCGTTCCGTCGCATGATCTACACGGGTCCGATCGACGAGTATTTCGATTTCCGCTTCGGCAAGCTGCCCTACCGCTCGCTCAAGTTCGATCACCGGACGCTCGAGCAGGAGGAGTTCCAGCCGGTCGCGACGGTGAACTACCCGATGTCCGAGGACTACACCCGGATCACGGAGTACAAGAAGCTGACCGGCCAGGTGCATCCGCACACGACGATCACCTACGAGTATCCGTCGGCCGAGGGCGACCCGTACTACCCGATCCCCTGCGAGGAGAACCAGGCCCTGTACAAGAAGTACCAGGCCCTGGCCGAGCAGCGTTCCGACGTCCACTTCATCGGCCGCCTCGCGAGCTACCGCTACTACAACATGGACCAGGTGGTCGGACAGGCCCTGGCGGCGTTCCGCCGGATCGACGAGCGCCTGCCGGTGGAAGGCGTGACCGCCCAGGCGGCCGAGTAG